The DNA region TGAAGCAGCGAAATGCCACTCGTTTGGGGAAACGCTGGAAACCCAATCGGAGACTCCCCACCACTCATGTGACTGGCCAATGGCAATGCCAAGGACGACAAGACAAACGACAACACCCGCGCCTCCGCTTCCAGTGTCTTTAGGGGGCTTGGTCAACAGAATCACCTCGTCTTTTTGGTACAAGAAGCTGTCTATTTTATATCATATAAGAATAATTACGTAAAATATATACGCTCCTTCCTCTAGGTTTGGTATAATGACCTAGATGGCGCGTTGGCGGAGCGGTGACGCAGAGGTCTGCAAAACCTTTTAGACGGGTTCGACTCCCGTACGTGCCTCCATATATGCGCGGATGGCGGAATTGGTAGACGCGAGGGACTTAAAATCCCTTGTCCAAAAGACGTGCGGGTTCGATTCCCGCTCTGCGCACCAGAATTTATTTGAAAAACTCTTTGGATTTTCCTGAGAGTTTTTCTATGTTTTTAGGTGTCATTACTCCGATAATCTATGTCTTTAGGCCTTGAAGATGATATAATAATGTCACTAATCAATGTAGCTACAGCAAAGGGGATAACGAAAATGATGGCAGTATGGATTATTTTAGGGGTGGTCGTGCTCTTGGGTTTGTTCTTATGGATGACCTACAACGGGCTCGTTACGCTCAAGATTCGTGTCGATGAAGCGTGGAGCGATATCACTATTCAGCTGAAGCGCCGTCTTGATCTTATTCCAAACCTTATCAACAGTGTAAAGGGGTATGCCGCTCACGAATCAGGTGTTTTTGAAAAAGTAACCGAAGCCCGTGCCAATACTCTTAATGCAAAAGGTGTGAAAGAAACAGCAGTGGCCGAAAATGAGTTCGAAGGTGCTCTAAAAAGCCTGTTCGCTGTGGCAGAAAGCTACCCCGATCTTAAAGCCAACCAGAATTTCCTCCAACTACAGCAAGAGCTGGTTGATACGGAAGATAAAATCCAGGCGTCACGTCGGTTCTATAACAGTGGCGTTCGGGATTTAAATACTAAAATTCAGGTATTTCCAAATAACCTCTTCGCTGGTATGCTCGGTTTTAAGCAGCGAGAATTCTTTGAAGTTGAAGATATGGCCAGTGTTGAAAAACCTGTTGAAGTTAAATTTTAATACGGTTCTTTAGACTTTTATTTATATGTACAGTGCAATAGCAGCCAACAAGCGAAACACGATAATCATCATGGCACTTTTTATAGGGCTTGTTGGTGCTGTGGGCTGGACAATCAGCTACTTCTACGGTAATCATTCTATCGCCTATTGGGTTATTGGTGTGGCTGCAATATATGCACTAATTCAATACTTTTTGGCGGCAAAATTAGCAACACTTGTAACGGGTGCAAAAGAAATAGAAAAAAGGGACAATCCACGGCTATACCGAATTGTAGAGAATCTTACGATTACGACAGGTATGCCGATGCCGAAAGTATACGTTATTGACGACCCTGCTCCGAATGCATTTGCAACTGGGCGCGATCCAAAGCATGCGATTGTAGCGGCGACAACAGGTATTCTTGAAGTTATGAATGATCGGGAATTAGAAGCAGTGATGGCGCATGAAATTAGCCATGTCCGTAACTATGATATTCGGGTAAGTATGATCGCCTTCGGGTTGGTAAGCGCGATCGGTATTCTTTCGGATATCGCACTCCGTATGATGTTTTTTGGGGACCACCGTGATAATAACAATAGCAGTAACCCGATAGTTTTAGTCATAGGCATTGTGTTGATTATACTCGCCCCCATTATCGCTACCCTTATCCAACTTGCGATCAGTCGTCAACGAGAATATTTAGCTGATGCAAGCGGTGTCATGACAACACGCGATTCAGAAGGGCTCGCACAAGCCCTAGAGAAGTTAAAAGAGTATGGACGTCCTATGAAACAGCAGAGCTCAACTACTGCGCATTTATTTTTAAACGATCCACTAAAACCAGGCTTCTTTAGTAAGTTATTCAGCACACACCCACCGCTTGACGAACGTATCGTGCGACTTCGTAACAATGCCGAGAAATTTTGATGGTACAAAAAAATAAAAAAGCAAAGGCATTAGGCGAGAAGAGCGCGGCAAAGGAGTCCCGGAAAAATTGGGCAAAACAGTGGCTAGTCATGCTGCGCGGTAAGTTAGAGAACTTAAAACTTCGTCGGCCGCACCGCAGTTTCAAACGGACGTATAAACGTGATTACGCTCGTTCATTGAAAATTCCTGGATATTGGGCATTCACGAATGAAGTGCGCGCCACACTCTGGAAGCATAAAAAAACATTCTCCTGGCTCGTTGTGGTTTATGGCGCTCTTACAGCAGCTATTATCGGCATCGCTTCGCAAACAGCCTACGAAGACTATAGTAATACTTTGAAGGAGAGCGGTGACCAGCTTTTCCAGGGCAACTGGTGGGAAGCGGGTAGAGCGGGTATATTGCTTGCATCAGGCGTACTCGGTAGTCTTAATAATGCACCAAACGATGTAGAGAAATTTGTTGCGGTTCTTCTGGGATTGATGGTGTGGCTTACTACCATATGGTTACTGCGCGCCATGATAGCCGGTAAAAAGCCGAAATTTCGTGATGGTCTGTATAACTCGAGCGCTCCGCTTGTCTCCACGGCGCTTGTATTTGCTGTCGGTGTAATTCAGTTGCTTCCGGTAGCCTTGGCGGCAATCGCATTTGCGGCGGGCTCGAGCTCCGGTTTGATCAATGATGGTATCGAGGCAATGATATTCTGGCTTTTTGAAATACTGCTCCTAGCTCTCTCACTTTATTGGATAACGAGCACATTATTTGCACTCGTCCTTGTGACACTCCCCGGCATGTACCCTATGCGGGCGATTGAAACGGCAGGAGATTTAGTCATTGGGCGTCGCCTTCGCATCTTGCTGCGGTTTATTTGGCTATTTGCACTGACAATTGTCGTATGGGCGATCATCATAATTCCAATTATCTTCTTCGATGCCTGGATAAAAAGTGTGTGGCCGGCGATCCAGTGGTTTCCGTTAGTGCCTATTTGTCTGCTTATCCTTGCTTCAATTAGTATAGTTTGGCTCAGCTCGTATACGTATTTGCTTTACAGAAAGGTAGTCGATGACGATGCATCACCAGCCTGAAACACGCGCAAAAGAACTTCGTGAATTACTGGCAAGATATAGTTATGAATACCATGTGCTCGATAAGCCATCGGTTGACGATGCGGTATATGATAGTTTGTTTGGTGAACTGAAGAAGCTGGAAGCCGAGCACCCCGAGCTCATTACTTCAGACAGCCCAACGCAACGCGTAGGTGGTGAGTTGCTTGGTGGTTTCCAAAAAGTGCAGCATTCAAGCCGCATGCTCAGCCTCAATGACGTGTTTGATCGTAAAGAGGTTGAGGCTTGGGTGCAGCGTATGGACAAACTGCTTCCTGGTCGCCAGCATGAATTTTTTGCAGATATCAAAATGGATGGACTTGCGTGTGCGCTTATCTACCAAGACGGTGTTTTAGTGCAAGCTGTAACACGTGGTGACAGTTTTATCGGAGAAGATGTCACGGCAAATGTCCGTACGATCAGCAACGTCCCGCTGCGATTGCGATATGACCCTCAATTTAAAACCTTCCTCAAAGGCCGCACAGAAATTCGCGGTGAAATCGTCATGCTCAAAAAAGATTTTGCTGCTCTGAATAAAAAACGCCTTGAACGTGGCGAGCCGGAGTTTGCGAACCCGCGTAATTTGGCTGCGGGAACGATTCGCCAGCTCGATCCAAAGCTTGTTGCCGCCCGCCCGCTCCATTTTAGGGCATATGACCTCATCAGAAATACAGCAAGTGATATTCCGACGAATATGTTTGCCTACGAAGCTCTCTCAGCACTCGGACTTACTCGTAATAAACAGGCGAGTGTGTTCGACAACCTGGACGGAGTAATGAAGTTTGTCGATGAATGGGACAAAAAACGTGGAGACCTGCCCTTCAATACTGATGGTCTTGTTATTAAAGTAAACAACCGCGCGCAGTTTGCCGAGCTTGGTGTTGTAGGTAAGCAGCCACGTGCCGCTGTGGCTTATAAATATGCCGCCGAACAGGCAACGACAATTGTAAAAGATATCGTCATTAGTATTGGCCGCACTGGGGCGGCAACCCCGGTAGCAGTGTTTGATCCCGTTGTGGTAGCGGGAACGACGGTGCAGCATGCCAGTCTTCATAACGCCGACGAGATAGCCAGGCTTGATGTTCGGGTTGGAGATACGGTGATTATCTTTAAAGCCGGTGATATTATTCCTCAGGTAAAGAGTGTCGTTACAGAGCTTCGACCAAAAGGGACCCACGCCGTAAACTACGAAGCCTTACTAAAAGCTCAATACCCAGAATTAGAGTTTGATCGACCGGAAGGTGAGGCGGTGTACCGGGTCAAAGGCGCGTCTGGCCCGTTATTATTAAAGCGAGGTCTCGAGCACTTTGCCTCAAAAGGCGCGCTTGATATCGATACGCTTGGTGAAAAGAATGTCGTGGCTTTGGTGGAGGCCGGATTTGTTGCTGATCTTGCCGATATTTATTCCCTGACCAAAGAACAATTACTGACACTGGATCGTTTTGCTGAAATATCGGCCTCGAAGCTTATCTCTGCTATTCAGGACAAGAAGCACCCTCAGCTTGAAAAGTTTATTTATGGGCTTGGTATTCGCCACGTAGGAGCGCAGACAGCTGTCGATCTTGCAAAAACATTCGAGTCGATTGATGGCTTACAGCATGCAAGTGGGGATGAGCTGGAGGCGATTGAAGGCGTGGGAACTGTCGTTGCAGAAAGTATCTTAGGGTGGTTTGCGGACGAAGATAATATCCTACTTTTGGAAAAATTCAAAGATCTTGGTGTTCATCCGGTATATAAAAAGGCAGCCGGTAAGCTTGTGGGTCAAAACTTTGTGGTTACAGGAACGCTAGAGACTATGGGGCGCGATGAGGCGGCTGATAAAATTCGTCAGCAAGGCGGTACCTTTCAAACCTCCGTTGCAAAGGATACAACCTATCTTGTAGCTGGTGGAAACGTGGGTGCTAGTAAGCTTGAGAAGGCTAAAAAATACGGCACGAAAATCATCGATGAGCAGGCTCTGTTGGCACTTTTGAAATAACTATAGTTTTGGTTTGTGCATATTACCGCGCTCTTCAAGCCATACAATAATTTGGTCGTAATACGGCGCAACGTAGTCGGAAACGAGAATAGTCACTTTGTTTTTTCGTTCCATATCAAGGGTAATTTTGTGCCGATTCCAAAAGTCGCTACCTTCGCCTTGCTCAATAATAATGAGCGGAAGAATTTTATCGACTGCTTTTACAAATTTTGCCTCTTCATCTATCTTTTCTTTGTAACCTTTTGCGTAATCGACCATTTCGGAAAAATCCGGCCATTCTTCGTAAAGTGTCTCAATTGCGGCATCCTCCCGTTCGGATTTGCTGGCAACTTCTGCTGTGTCGGCAAAAACGAATGTGTCGCCAGCATGAAGCTCCACAATATCGTGAGACAACGCATATTTGAAGATCTTTTCCAGGTTGAGATCGGGTGCTATCTTTGGCGCTAGGTACCAGCAGGTGAGCGCTAGCCCGTAGCTATGATCCACGTCATTCTCAAGCCGATTGGTGTCACTAAGCAGGGGTACTCGTGTTACCTTACTAAAGTCTGCGACAAACTGCTGTAGATCGGCGATGCGTTCAATCGAGGGTTCCATAGGAGTACTATATCACGTATGCTACAGTAAAAGCATGACCGAGACGAAGGAGAGCGTAATGGATGACCTCCCTGTATTTATTACTGGCAATCAAGATAAAGCAAATTATCTGGCGAGTATGCTGGGCATTTCGCTTGAGCATCAAAAAGTGTCGCTTGATGAATTACAGTCAACACATTTGGAAGAAATTGTTGAGCACAAAGTCAAGCAAGCATACAGCATACTTCAGAAGCCCGTATTGGTCGAAGATGTCTCGCTTGGTTTTACGGCACTCGGTGGCCTCCCGGGGCCTTTCATTAAATTTTTTGTAGAAACTCCTGATGGACTCGAAAACGTATGTCGTATGCTGGATGGCTTTTCTGACCGCTCGGCTGTTGCCGAATGCGTTTTCGGGTACTATGATGGCCAGCGTATAGAAACGTTTCGAGGGAGCTTAAAGGGAACTATTGCAAAGCACCCACGAGGTCAAAATGGATATGGTTGGGATACCATTTTTGAACCGTTAGGTTACGGAGGTAAAACTCGTGCCGAGTTAGGCCCAGAAGATGATAAGCATACGTACGAAATGATAAAACCGTTTCAAGCGTTGAGGGATTTTCTTGGAAAGGAAGCCAGCTGACGATGCGTTTTATAAAGACAGATAGGCTGTACTGCTTTTCGCCGCCTATTATGATACTGACATTTCTTCTTGAAATAGGTTTTGCCGCCTATATACTATTTCGGCACAAGTTAACATCCATATCTCGCTTGGCAATAGCCATCCTTGTGGGTTTGGCCGTTTTTCAGCTTGCGGAGTTTAATGTCTGTGAAGGAGCATGGGGCGTCGATAGTCTTATGTGGGCACGGATAGGATACGTCGCAATTACACTACTGCCTCCTCTTGGACTTCACCTTGCAACGAAGCTTGCCGGTAAGAAGCAGCCAATTCTTGTTGGTATTAGCTATTTGAGCGCCGCAGCGTTTGCCATACTATTCCTTTTTGTTGGTCATGGCATGACCGCACAGCAATGTCTTGGCAACTATGTTATATTTTCTATCGCTTCATGGTCGGTTATTCCATATACGATTTATTACTATGGCTGGCTGGTGGTGGCGGTTGCCTACTCAATATATTGGGCGCTGCGTCGAAAAGGAGCGGTACGATCAGCGCTCTTAGCGCTCGCAGTCGGATATCTTGCGTTTATTATTCCGACTACAGCAGTTAATATTATCGATCCTTCTACTATTGCAGGTATTCCTTCGATCATGTGTGGATTTGCTATTATCTTGGCCTTGATTCTAACATTAAAAGTTGTGCCTTTGGCGGTAGGCAAGAAACCCTAACATGGCACGACAAGACAAAAAGAAGCTGACTAAAAAGCAGTATATTGTCGCTATTGCACAGGTGGGAAAGATCACCTACCAGGCGCACCACTCATGGTGGTCCTTCAGGTAGTAGGGGCGATTATTAGCGCGCTATTACCACTTATCACCACGTACTATGCGGCACTAACGACCACCGCGTTGGCGGGGGCGTATGCGGGTGATCACGCGGCAGGCCAGCAGGCGATTTTATATGTAATAATAACGTCTATTCTCGGTATATTAATGACCGTATGGCGGAGTATCGAGCAGTTTACTACCCAGCTGATGAGATACAAAATCGAGGCAGGGATCAGCGATCGTATGTACGAGCATTTTTTATCGCTTGATTTTTGGCGCTACGACGACAAAGACACGGCCGATATGTACGATAAAGCAAAACAGTTTTCACAATTTTTTGCCTATGTTTTTGACCGACTCGCTGGTATCGTTGCGCTTGTTTTGGTTAACTGGATACTCGGTATTATCCTTGTACTGGCTATAATTCCGGGCATCATCATTCAGTTCAAATTGTCGAGAGCACAAACGAAACACTGGAACGAAAATGTTGAGGTCCGTCGTGCCAAAAGCCAGATCGAATGGAATCTTTTTGAGCCGCAGTACATTGCAGAATTACGACTCTATTCTCTTGTTCGTCATCTGCTCGACCTTCGCACAAAGCTTCGTGACAAAGATGAAAAACAAAGGATAGAGTTTGAGCGTAAATATATCTTTAAGCGCCTCGGTGCAGATGCTTTAGAGGCGGGCGCCGAAGTAATCACACTGCTTTTCACAGTTGTACAAATAATAGGTCGTGCGCAACCTGTGGGTCAATTTCTGTATGTTCAGCAAGTTGTGAGTCGGGCACTTGGCGGAGCGAGCAGCTTTGTCGGCCAAATAAATATGGTTGACGAAGATATTGCAAATCTATTTGACTATCAAAAGTTTATGTCCTTACCCGAACATCGTTCGGGTCATCATATGGTTCGTGAAGCTCCGAATATAATTGAGCTAAGAAACGTTTCGTTTCGCTACCCTAACGCCAAAGCGGATGTTCTTCAAGGCATTTCTCTCACTATTAAAAAGCATCAGCATGTAGCGATTGTGGGCGAAAATGGTGCAGGTAAATCCACTCTCATTAAAATTCTTACAGGCCTTTACATACCATCGTCAGGAAATGTTGAGGTGGACGGGAAAGACCTCCGCGATATAAATACGGAAAGCTGGCATCGCTTACTTGGTGTTTTGCGCCAAGACTATCTAGCTTTTAGTTTTGCGACGGCACGCGAAAATATTTATTTTGGCGACGTTACCCGGCCTATGGATAGTGAACGTTTCAACAAAGCTGTCGATAAGGCAGAGGCACGGAAGTTCCTGAGAAACTCCCGAAACAATACGACAGCTATGTTCATCCATGGATGGAAGACTCTGAAGGTAATGTAGGAACCGACCTTTCTGGCGGCCAGTGGCAACGGCTGGCGTTAGCGCGCAACTTTTATCGCGACAGCCCGATACTCGTCTGGATGAGCCGACATCGGCAATTGATGCACTCGCCGAAGAGCGTATTTTCCGTCATATATTTGCCGATGCAAAACGGACGATCGTGACAATTTCTCACCGTCTCACAACCATCGAAAAAGCAGATGTAATTTATATGCTTAAAGATGGAAAAGTTGTTGAGCAGGGGACGCACAAAGAACTCGTTGCGAAGCATGGTGCGTACTATACTATGTTTGCCTCTCAGCTTCATGAGAAGTAACCGTAGCCATTGTCGCTTTCTGTAAAATCTTATACTATTACAGCATGAAGCAAGAGCCTGCCATTGTCTCGAAAAACCTGGTGGTAAAAAAAGAGCGCGACACTATTCTTGACGATCTCTCCTTTGAAGTAACAAGAGGAACGGTGACTGGACTAATCGGCCCAAGCGGCTCAGGCAAGACGACACTTATGAGGGCCATTGTTGGTGTTCAAAAATATAAAGGCTCGCTGACAGTACTGGGTGAGGCCGCTGGAAGTAAAGAGCTGCGAAAAAAAATCGGATATGTCACGCAGGCGCCCGCCATCTATCAGGACCTTACTATTTTAGAAAACATTCGTTATTTCGGAACACTCACGGGAGCATCAAAGTCTCAAGTAAAAGCTATTATCGACAAGGTGCATTTAACTGAGCAGCGCCATCAACTGGTTGAGCGGCTTTCGGGAGGGCAGAAGGCGCGTGTTTCGCTTGCCGTTGCTCTGCTTGGTGATCCTGATATGCTGGTGCTTGATGAGCCAACCGTAGGACTTGATCCACTGCTTCGCCAAGATTTGTGGCGGCTTTTTAAGGATATGGCACTGGCTGGCAAAACGCTTCTTGTTTCAAGTCATGTAATGGATGAAGCAGAACAGTGCGATAATCTCCTTCTTCTTCGCGAAGGAAAGCTATTGTGGCAAGATACAAAAGACGAATTGTTGGCTGCTACAAAAACAAATTCCGTACAGGATGCGTTTATGGTTGCGATCAAAAAAGAGGGAAAAGCATGATGTATCATATTAGGGCTACATTCGCTACAACGCGTCGCATATTCGGTCAGCTCTCGCACGATCCACGCACGGTGGCTCTTATCTTTGTTGTCCCGTGTCTACTCATGACACTTTTTAGGTGGTTATTCAGCGACAACCTGGCAGTATTTGATAGAGTTGCTCCTGCGCTACTTGGCGTATTTCCGTTTGTTATTATGTTCATAATTACGTCTATCACAACGCTCCGTGAGCGTACAGGCGGTACGATGGAGCGTCTTATGGCGCTTCCTATCGGCAAATTCGACCTGATAATGGGATATATGATGGCATTCGGTCTGTTGGCTATTATCCAAGCTTTGCTTGTAAGCGTTCTTATTTTATACGGATTCAATCTGGACGTTACGGGCCCTCATTGGTTCTTGGTGGCCATGGCGCTTGCCGATGCACTTCTTGGAGCCGCACTGGGCCTTTTTGTAAGTGCGTTTGCAAAGACAGAGTTTCAAGCTGTTCAATTTATGCCTGCGCTCGTATTCCCCCAAATCCTTATCGGTGGCTTATTTATTCCGCTAAGTCAGATGCCCAGTGCACTTGAGTCGATCGCGTACTATTTGCCGCTGACCTATGCCATCGATGCCCTTAATGAAGTCGTGAGCCACATGGATGTTACGGATAATGCCTGGCGGGATATGTCGGTAGTCGGCGCATTTGTAGTCGGTGCACTTCTTTTAGCTGCCATTACACTTCGTCGTCGCAACAAATAAAACACCCCGTATAAAACGAGGTGTCCTATTTGCGTTAGGTAGTAAACTACCAGCTGCGCTGACGGAATGAACCACCGCCATTGTTGTCGCGGTTGCCGCCGCCATTGAAATCGCGTCGTGGACGGTCTTCCTTAGGGCGGGCAAGGCTCACACTAATAGTGCGGCCATCAAGCTCAGTATTGTCGAGCTTGTCGATAGCTTTTTGGTTGTCATCGTCGTTGACGAAGCTAACAAAACCGAAGCCTTTGCTGCGGTTGTTGTTGTCACGATCAGTGATGATACGTGCACTTTCAACTTCACCAATTTGCTCAAAGTAAGCTTTGAGACCATCATCGGTAGTAGCGAAAGCTAGCTTACCAATGAATAGATTTTGTTGTGCCATAAAACGTAGGTAACTCTTTCTTGTTTAAATCGTTGTCAGATCGACCATGCTGCGAACGTTTACAGAAAGAGTAGCCCCTTATAGAGAGATACACTTGCTTATCGCGTGTGCTTCTGAACAAGCCTATTTAAGCATATTTCTACATATCGAGCTAGCATAAGCTTGAAAAAGTTAATAAATAAGAGCATACTAACGTCAAGCTGGTACGCTTGCAGGGGTACCCTCTGGCGTATAAAAACAAACAGTTGAAAACAAAAGAAAGTGCCCCAGGGTGGGCGCGTAGCAGCTTATAAAAAACCTCGCCTCTATGGAAATAGGGGTGAGGTTTTGCT from Candidatus Saccharimonadales bacterium includes:
- a CDS encoding LemA family protein; protein product: MSLINVATAKGITKMMAVWIILGVVVLLGLFLWMTYNGLVTLKIRVDEAWSDITIQLKRRLDLIPNLINSVKGYAAHESGVFEKVTEARANTLNAKGVKETAVAENEFEGALKSLFAVAESYPDLKANQNFLQLQQELVDTEDKIQASRRFYNSGVRDLNTKIQVFPNNLFAGMLGFKQREFFEVEDMASVEKPVEVKF
- a CDS encoding M48 family metalloprotease, producing the protein MYSAIAANKRNTIIIMALFIGLVGAVGWTISYFYGNHSIAYWVIGVAAIYALIQYFLAAKLATLVTGAKEIEKRDNPRLYRIVENLTITTGMPMPKVYVIDDPAPNAFATGRDPKHAIVAATTGILEVMNDRELEAVMAHEISHVRNYDIRVSMIAFGLVSAIGILSDIALRMMFFGDHRDNNNSSNPIVLVIGIVLIILAPIIATLIQLAISRQREYLADASGVMTTRDSEGLAQALEKLKEYGRPMKQQSSTTAHLFLNDPLKPGFFSKLFSTHPPLDERIVRLRNNAEKF
- the ligA gene encoding NAD-dependent DNA ligase LigA; protein product: MTMHHQPETRAKELRELLARYSYEYHVLDKPSVDDAVYDSLFGELKKLEAEHPELITSDSPTQRVGGELLGGFQKVQHSSRMLSLNDVFDRKEVEAWVQRMDKLLPGRQHEFFADIKMDGLACALIYQDGVLVQAVTRGDSFIGEDVTANVRTISNVPLRLRYDPQFKTFLKGRTEIRGEIVMLKKDFAALNKKRLERGEPEFANPRNLAAGTIRQLDPKLVAARPLHFRAYDLIRNTASDIPTNMFAYEALSALGLTRNKQASVFDNLDGVMKFVDEWDKKRGDLPFNTDGLVIKVNNRAQFAELGVVGKQPRAAVAYKYAAEQATTIVKDIVISIGRTGAATPVAVFDPVVVAGTTVQHASLHNADEIARLDVRVGDTVIIFKAGDIIPQVKSVVTELRPKGTHAVNYEALLKAQYPELEFDRPEGEAVYRVKGASGPLLLKRGLEHFASKGALDIDTLGEKNVVALVEAGFVADLADIYSLTKEQLLTLDRFAEISASKLISAIQDKKHPQLEKFIYGLGIRHVGAQTAVDLAKTFESIDGLQHASGDELEAIEGVGTVVAESILGWFADEDNILLLEKFKDLGVHPVYKKAAGKLVGQNFVVTGTLETMGRDEAADKIRQQGGTFQTSVAKDTTYLVAGGNVGASKLEKAKKYGTKIIDEQALLALLK
- a CDS encoding HD domain-containing protein; translation: MEPSIERIADLQQFVADFSKVTRVPLLSDTNRLENDVDHSYGLALTCWYLAPKIAPDLNLEKIFKYALSHDIVELHAGDTFVFADTAEVASKSEREDAAIETLYEEWPDFSEMVDYAKGYKEKIDEEAKFVKAVDKILPLIIIEQGEGSDFWNRHKITLDMERKNKVTILVSDYVAPYYDQIIVWLEERGNMHKPKL
- a CDS encoding non-canonical purine NTP pyrophosphatase, with protein sequence MTETKESVMDDLPVFITGNQDKANYLASMLGISLEHQKVSLDELQSTHLEEIVEHKVKQAYSILQKPVLVEDVSLGFTALGGLPGPFIKFFVETPDGLENVCRMLDGFSDRSAVAECVFGYYDGQRIETFRGSLKGTIAKHPRGQNGYGWDTIFEPLGYGGKTRAELGPEDDKHTYEMIKPFQALRDFLGKEAS
- a CDS encoding ABC transporter ATP-binding protein — protein: MVVLQVVGAIISALLPLITTYYAALTTTALAGAYAGDHAAGQQAILYVIITSILGILMTVWRSIEQFTTQLMRYKIEAGISDRMYEHFLSLDFWRYDDKDTADMYDKAKQFSQFFAYVFDRLAGIVALVLVNWILGIILVLAIIPGIIIQFKLSRAQTKHWNENVEVRRAKSQIEWNLFEPQYIAELRLYSLVRHLLDLRTKLRDKDEKQRIEFERKYIFKRLGADALEAGAEVITLLFTVVQIIGRAQPVGQFLYVQQVVSRALGGASSFVGQINMVDEDIANLFDYQKFMSLPEHRSGHHMVREAPNIIELRNVSFRYPNAKADVLQGISLTIKKHQHVAIVGENGAGKSTLIKILTGLYIPSSGNVEVDGKDLRDINTESWHRLLGVLRQDYLAFSFATARENIYFGDVTRPMDSERFNKAVDKAEARKFLRNSRNNTTAMFIHGWKTLKVM
- a CDS encoding ABC transporter ATP-binding protein, with the protein product MKQEPAIVSKNLVVKKERDTILDDLSFEVTRGTVTGLIGPSGSGKTTLMRAIVGVQKYKGSLTVLGEAAGSKELRKKIGYVTQAPAIYQDLTILENIRYFGTLTGASKSQVKAIIDKVHLTEQRHQLVERLSGGQKARVSLAVALLGDPDMLVLDEPTVGLDPLLRQDLWRLFKDMALAGKTLLVSSHVMDEAEQCDNLLLLREGKLLWQDTKDELLAATKTNSVQDAFMVAIKKEGKA
- a CDS encoding ABC transporter permease, with product MMYHIRATFATTRRIFGQLSHDPRTVALIFVVPCLLMTLFRWLFSDNLAVFDRVAPALLGVFPFVIMFIITSITTLRERTGGTMERLMALPIGKFDLIMGYMMAFGLLAIIQALLVSVLILYGFNLDVTGPHWFLVAMALADALLGAALGLFVSAFAKTEFQAVQFMPALVFPQILIGGLFIPLSQMPSALESIAYYLPLTYAIDALNEVVSHMDVTDNAWRDMSVVGAFVVGALLLAAITLRRRNK
- a CDS encoding RNA-binding protein; translated protein: MAQQNLFIGKLAFATTDDGLKAYFEQIGEVESARIITDRDNNNRSKGFGFVSFVNDDDNQKAIDKLDNTELDGRTISVSLARPKEDRPRRDFNGGGNRDNNGGGSFRQRSW